The region CTGTTAAAATTTCAAGATCCTAAAGATGtatgggtttttttaaattatttttttcttaattctagaGTGAGAAGAAGATAGAAAATGCAAGCCTGCTTGCATTTAAAGAAGGCTCTCTCAATGTTAACAATCTTAACTACAGTTTGGGATCAGTCTACTTCAAAATGAAAGATACATTCTAATTTAACAGGctgagaaagcaaaaataaaattgtagaCTTACAGGTTTGAACCAAGTGGTTTACATCTGTTAATTTATCCAACCTTTATAGTGAGCCTGTTATTGTCtgtgttattattgtttttattattattacatctcCTTACAGACAGGAAAAATAGAGCTCAGAGAAACTAAGCAACTTGCCGAAAAAAGGGATagagctgaaatttgaatttaagtCTGCAGTCTCCCATTCATGAACAGAACTCTGAAACTCTTCTCCACCCACCACACAGCATTGGCTGCATGCTGTGTGATACGTAGGTCACAAGGGTGATGACAGGACAAAGACGCCAAAGGATTGAGGAGCGGCCATCGGCCCCAGGGCATAGATTTCAGAGTTTCCTTCTTAGGTGCCCTTCCTCTCAAGCACCATGGCTGCTTTAAGAGGACACAGTTTCTTTAAGAGGAAACACTGAGATGTAAACTATTGCCTTAAAAGATGCTGTGCTGTTGGACTCAATTACAGGAGTACTGGGAGCACCATTTTTATTGGAGGACCCAGCAAACCAGTTCCTACGTCTCAAAAGACACATATATTCGCAGGATTACTGGAACCCAGATCACAGCCCGAATACGTGGGGAAACACACTGGTTGACCAGGTATTTGCATTACAAACAAAaggcccttcactatctccctttttaataaaaatggaatttttattttatattggcatacagttggttaacaatgttgtgttagtttcaggtgtacaacaaagtgattcagttatacatatgcaccatctctatttttaaataagcatggtAGCAGCTGGCATTACACACCACCAGCCCAATTCCTATTTTTCTCTCTAGCTGTCCTGAGCTATACCTGCTCTTTCCTCCCCATGAAGAAGCTTTCATCTGGTAAATTCCACCTCCTCCTTCAAGACTaagatgaaatgttcccttctttctgaagccttttctttctttccaggagggcatctgtccttccttcttctctcatCTTTGCAAGCTGTTCACGTGTGAATAGTTCTCAAATGTCACCCTGGAATTATTTGTTGCATGCACCTGATCTCCCTACCTAGACTAAAAATGTAAGGTGGTTGTCTTATCCATCAAGGTCATtattctctagtttcagtgaatTAATTATTATATGGTTGGGCAGATGGATGGAGGGATCATGGTCATATTTTAGTTCCCTCTTAGCAGTTGACTAGCTAGTTTTATTCTGTGATAATTTTCCAATACTTTACCGTCCTTCCTTCATCTTCTTGCTTGCTGTTCATTATCCTATTTATTTGTATTCTCAccccaagagaaatgaagacattttcattacccagttttatttcattcttacttttttgatggAAGACGACATTGAAACTCCAGGCCAGATGAAATTGCTGGATTATTTGAGGATCTCAACTATTCATGACTTTCCACTATAATTTTGtaatttaggaaataaaaatgtgcaattaattgattaattaattaattccttcaattatttattctttcttttcactctATCAGGCTCTGATTAGCACCAGTCATAAgagtatataaataatatatttatataacataaagtcagaaagaaatgaaTGTCCTTGTTTTGCTGGGGCCTGGGTCTTATCCTCACTCTGCTTGGCTGGATTTTAACTGGTCAACTAGGATCAGCTTGTTTTTGCTTAGCATTTGTTGTTGAAAAACACCAGCTTGAATAATGCATTTAGTTTTATGCCTGTTTTTCTCCAACAGCCATCATTTAGAGGTATTAAAACAAGACATTTGTTTATTtggcaaataaaataattacataagcTGGTAGACTGGGTCTTCTTTATGGAATATTGAAATTTCCAAGCACATTCTTGCCTATAATTGTAGACTATTGCTATAATCAACTGGCAGTTACCATAATGTAACAAGACTCAACTGCATTGTTTCACCCCATGGCCCCATATGTACTGCAAAATATTTGAGCACTTGAGTAAACAGATCACTGAAAGTGTGAAAACCAAACCTTACTCTTCCATagtgtttctttcagtctttcAGGAATATCTGCATTATAATCAGAATAATTGATGAGATATGTCCTAAATACTGAGAGATCATGACTTAAGTTTCTTCTGTTGCAGGCTCATGAAACTTGGACTGCTTTGAAAACGACAGCACAGTATTATCTGAATCTGAGTACTTTCACCCTTGACATGTCTACTGCCCAGTAAATGTACCTTGCTGGTTAAACCAGGATAACAAGAATAGTGGGACCCCAAAAGCGGCAATGTACCCCAACCACCAGCTTTTGGGACCTGAGGGCAAATCCACACCACTTACTGTATTATTTATGTCTGCCTCATGGAGCTGTTGAAAGGAGTAAATATGGAAATCCACACTGATACTTCGAATTAGAAgttctcaataaatggtagcttttAAAATGATAACTGAAATAAAGACTGTAGTAATAACATTTACCAAAAAGGAGCTTTTATgagaacagaaaatataaagcaaaacatAGTGTCATTAAAGCtctctgtccagggatttccttggtggtccagtggttaagaatctgcctttcaatgcaggggatgagaggtcagtccctggtcggagaactaataTTTCACATGCCGCAGGGAAGTCTGGgcaccacagctacagagccTGAGTGCTATAGGGCCCAagcgctgcaactggagaaaagcctgtgcacctTAATAAAAGATGCCACATTCCACAGAAAAGATCCTGCGCACTGCAACTAAGTCCAGATGCagccaaagttttaaaaaataattaaaattttaaaaactgtccaaaaaggaaacaaaacaaaacaaacctcctGTTGGTAACTCCTACATTCTACTGCCTTTTCTTTGGGAGAGTTAGTTCACTTTCCATTCAAGGAAGGAAATGGAATCTCTCACATGGAGCTGGTCCTCGCCTCTTTTCTTCAATATTTGTCACttcctgaacaacaacaaagccaatCTATTCCAAGACCatactttttttaaatcaaagctgTACTGCTGTGGGCAATAAATAGAGAACAAAATCGTAACTCGTTTTGGGAAATAGATGATGACTAGGAATCCAGCGGAACCCACAAATCTGTAAGCTTTCCTtagaaattttgtaaaatttgtgCATTTTTTGTATTCtggtttataatatatttatgattgttTTAATATGAAACAACAACTTTAAAGAAGTCTCACATCCATTATCAGTCATTCCCCATCCCCACCACGGCCCAGCCCCTAGTAACCACTAATACATTTTctgaagctatttttttttttaaaaagaagaaataatattttaaacttacCAGTCATGTGCTTTTATTCATCTTtccaataaagctgaaaaattgaCTCTACAGAAAAGTGGACTACATTTATCCTATAGTTTCCCGTATATCCATGGAATACTTCAGCAGTCTAGTTTAAGAAGTACTGAGAGATGATACAACCAATCATCAAGACACTCCCCCAAATCACAGATAAGTGGATTTGCCTTCAAAAGTCCATTTCTCTGTACACCTGCATCAATTGTTCTCTGCAGGGATTTCTTTTGGTAAATAAAAGCATCCTTGCAAGAACATAGTTGATCTAATGGTCTTAAAACAGTCTTGAACATTTTTTCAGCAGCAAAAATCAGATGCCAAGAGTTGCACTGTAATGATGCTGCCTAGCACTTTATTCTCCAAAAGGGCACCGGCGACTACTCAGTATTCCACATTTCTGATCCCATCCCTTAGAGATATTTCCAGTGAGAGATTTGAAGCTAATGCATAATTTATTATGTTAACTGTTATCCTTTTCTAATACagataaacagattttttaatcaaagcagaaccaaatgaaagaaaataaatcatttggTTTTATACTAAGAAATAAATTTGACAACAATAACATACATTTTGCTACCACAAAGTTCTACACTTTCATTGTCGaataaaaaaaagtagagaatgTCTATGTATTGTTCAGGGATCCTCAGAGTCAGAATCAATAGAATGTGTATATAAATGGAAAGAGATTAAGGAATCCACTCATGTTTACAAATGATGCAGAGTCCAAAACTACAGGATAGGTTGGCAGACTGGGGACTAGAGAAGAATCAATGTTACAATTCAAGTCTAAAGACCACTGGGCTAGAAAACCAGGGAAGAGCTAATCTTGCAGTCCTAGGCCTAAAGCCATCTGCTGGCAGAATTCCCTCTTGCTCAGGAGAGGTCAGCCTGTTGTCAGGCCTTTAACTGATTGGATGAGTTACAGaaggtaatctgctttactcaaatcCACTAATTTAACTGTTAATCTCACCCAAAAGCACCCTCACTGAAACACGCAGAATAATGTTTGAAGACATATCTGAGCAGAGTggcccagccaagttgacacataaaattaaccattacaacctattttaagtgattaaattgtctacacacacacacacacacacacacacacacacacacacacacacacactcagttgtGACTGGAGCAATATATggtagggaaaaaagaaaaagactttgattcaTTTTATTCAGTATAACATAAGAAAGAATCTTAGTGAATTGTGAGGCACTAATAATGGGAACTTATAAGTTAGCTACCATGTTGATTTTGAAGTAGGTAAACATTAAGAAACAATTCTACAATTAGATTGTCATCTGATCAAACAAGCATGGAAAGAAGGTTTCTTATTTAAAGATAACTTTATGAAAAATCATTACAAATTAATATATCAGAAAATGAACTACAAAGAAAACCTAGGTCTACCCTATAACTTATCTAGAAATCTAGTGGTTAACTTCCACATAACTGAGCAGGAAGTGAGCAGTCAGTTGTATAGACAGGTTTTAAGAAAACCCAGATACCACATATTTAGCATCCACATACAAAATTGGCTTAGAATACAACTACTCTGAATTCAGTGTTTAAAGAAATTGATTATATTGAGATACCAATTATCTGATTGACTCCATTTAACTGATTAT is a window of Ovis aries strain OAR_USU_Benz2616 breed Rambouillet chromosome 1, ARS-UI_Ramb_v3.0, whole genome shotgun sequence DNA encoding:
- the C1H3orf85 gene encoding uncharacterized protein C3orf85 homolog — encoded protein: MACKMLQAALCSTLLIGVLGAPFLLEDPANQFLRLKRHIYSQDYWNPDHSPNTWGNTLVDQAHETWTALKTTAQYYLNLSTFTLDMSTAQ